The following DNA comes from SAR324 cluster bacterium.
CCCTGATCCATTCAATGATGTCCAGGAACCTGTGGTTTCAGACAATGATGTTCAGGAATCTGTGGTTTCAGATGAAAATGAAATATTCTTACCCGTGATTTTTTCTCAAGAAAACGTGGAGGATTCCATTATCACGGATAATACTGGAGAGAATTCTGATACGAATCAGGAATTCAACGAACAGGACCTGTTTATTTCCGAAGAGGAAAGCTCTGATCTTTTTAGTGATACCGAAGTCTCTGAACAATTGACAGAACCTGAACTTGAGAACAACTTTGAAATGGATACCGCTTCCGATCTTGAAGAAGAGAGCGATATTCCTGACGACCTGGTTGTGGTTGAAGATCCGGTTCTTTCAGATGAAGATGAAATTATTGCTGCTGAAACAGAGGATCTCGCAATCAATCAGCCAGAAGTTGAAGAGACTTCCGAACTCATCAATGAGTTTGAAGAAAAACAAACTGAAACGGAAACCGTCCAATATGACATTCCTATTGTTGAGAACAAACGGGTAGAACAGTTGAAGTCTTTCTATCTGTATAAACGTCGAAAAGTACTCGAAACCGGATTACATCGTTCCGGTAAGTATTTGCCGATGATCAGAAAAATATTTGCTGAAAAAAATCTGCCCCTGGATCTGGCGTATCTGGTCGCCGTTGAAAGTAATTATCATCCGCGGGCAAGATCGCATAAAAGCGCCGTGGGATTGTGGCAATTTATTCCTTCAACCGGGCGCTTGTACGGACTTAAGATCAACAAGTGGATTGATGAACGTATGGACCCTGTTAAATCAACTGAATCCGCCGCTAAATACCTTACCTACCTATATGATATGTTTGGCAATTGGGAATTGGCGGTTGCGGCCTATAATACAGGTGAAGGCCGGGTGATGCGTCAGGTTAGAAAAGCGAAAGCTCTTGGCGTCGCGTCAGATTTCTGGTCCTTGAAACTTCCCCGTGAAACACGAAATTATGTTCCAGCGCTCATGGCTGTCACGATTATTTCAAAAAACCTGAAGGCTTATGGTCTGGAGCATATTGAACCTGAATTACCAATGATCGAAGATTCTGTAAAAATTTCCTCCAATTATTCCTTACAGGAAATTTCAAAAAGAGCAGGAGTCTCCATGGAAGAACTGATGGATCTTAATCCTGCGCTTTATCGTGGCATACCACCGTTGCACGAACAGGAATACTCTTTGATTTTGCCCAAAGAAAAGCATGAGCCCTTATTGGCTTCGCTTGAACAGAATCCCGAACCAGAACAACGCCTGGATAAATCGTATGCGGATTATCTGGATTACTCATCCAGTATGACACAAATTCTGGCAGAACATGGCGATTCCGTTTATATTTATGTCCATCGGGGAGATAATCTGTGGACGTTGGCACGAAAACACAATACCTCCGTCCAACGATTGATGGAATGGAATCATCTTCATAAGCATAGTATTCTGCGAATCAATCAACGATTAAAAGTTTATATTCCTACATGGAAAGTTTTCAATCTTGCGGCTTCCCGTAAATCACAACCCGTGATTGAACCACCCGCCAATGGCTACTCTATCACAGTCAAACCTGGCATGACCTTGTCTCAACTTTCGCGGCAATACCGCGTCAGTGTGAACACCCTCATGCAGTGGAATGGCCTCACACGGCCATCACAACTGAGAGCAAACCAGAAGTTGATTGTCGGCAAAACGGTCTCCCGACCTGTCTCAACAAAGAATAACATTGATAGCGGAAAATATCGTGTGATTGAGGTTCCCACAGGGATGACATTGTCAGAAATAGCGATCCGTTTCAGTACTTCCGTAGAGCAGTTATTGCAATGGAATAACCTTGACCATCCCAGAGATTTGAAGGCCGGGCAAACCCTGATCGTTGCACCAGGCTCTTCTACGGATAAAGAACAACCTCATCATGTAATCCGAATCCGCAAAGGAGATACCTTGTGGAAAATTGCTCAAACTTATGGCACCTCTGTAGAAAAATTACTGGTACTCAACGGAATTTCTTCTCCCCACAGCCTGCAACCTGATCAAAAGTTGCTGGTTCCCAACATGTCAAATGATACATGAGTCTCATGCATGAGAGAATCGCAGTTCTCTTGTGCACTCCTGACATACCGCCCATTTTCTCCTTCACAAGTCACACTTCTGTGATTTCCATCTGACAAACACCCTCTATGAAAACCAGAATTGATCAATTGCTAGTAGAGCGGGGACTGGTGGAATCCCGGGAAAAAGGACAGGCTTTGATTCTTGCAGGAAAAGTTAAGGTCAATGGTGTTCCCGTGGACAAGGCTGGTAAAATGTTTGAACAGGATGCCACGTTAGAAGTGGAAGCCAAAGTTCATCCCTACGTCAGTCGGGGGGGACTCAAGATGGAACATGCTCTGGAAGTCTTCGGAATATCGCCTCAGCACAAAATTGTCATGGATATCGGCGCTTCGACAGGTGGGTTCACCCACTGTCTGTTGCTTCAAGGGGCCGAACATGTATATGCGGTTGATGTGGGCTATGGTCAACTGGCATGGGAACTTCAGCAGCACCCTGCCGTCACCTCACTGGAAAGAACCAATATCCGTCATCTTCCTTTTGAAAAAATTGGTAAAATGATGGATTTGATTGTCATTGACGCATCGTTCATATCGCTCAAGCTTATTTTCCCCAAAACGCATGAGTTTCTGAAACCGGGAGGCGACGTGATCGCGTTGGTCAAACCCCAGTTTGAAGCAGGGCGTCAGGAAATTGGAAAACGCGGGAAAGTATCCGATGAAGACGTTCATGCACGGGTTCAACAGGAAATAACCGATGCGGCCAGATTGTTTGGTTTTGAGGTGTGTCAGTGGAGCATTTCCCCCATAGAAGGTAAAAAAAGCAACAACCGTGAATTCCTGGTTTATCTTAAAAAACTGGTGTGATTGCCTGAGTCAACTGTATGGTCTCATCCAAAGAAGTTCTTTTGAAAATTCCCCTGGAAAATATTCTTCCAAACCCCAAACAGCCTCGCAAAAGATTTCATGAAGAATCCCTCAAAGGTTTAGCGCAGTCCATCCGTAATCAAGGCATCATACAACCACTGGTGGTTCGCCGGTCAAAAACCATGAATGGTTGTTTTGAACTGATTGCGGGAGAACGCCGTTGGCGGGCGATCCAGATGACGGATATCACGGATGTCCCGTGTCTGATCAAGGAAGTGTCCGATCAGGATCTGCTGGAAGTTGCGCTGCTGGAAAACATCCAACGTGAAAATCTGACTCCGGTTGAAGAAGCACGATGTTATGAGGACTTATTGAACACGCATGGATATACTCAGGAACAACTGGCGAGCCGGATTGGAAAAAACAGGGCGACCATTGCCAATGCCATTCGCTTGTTGCAATTACCATCTCCAATTTTGAATGACCTGGAAGAAGGTCGATTGAGCAGCGGTCATGCCCGCCCCTTACTGTCATTGGCAGATGAAGCAGAACAATTACGCATGAGAGAACTGATCTTGCGGCAGGAATGGTCTGTCAGGGAAACAGAAACCAAAGTTCGTGACCGCCTTCATGAATTCAAAACAAAAGCCACATCCGCAAGAAAGTTGACTCGTCGGGAAATCGAGGTTGAGTTGTTGCATCAGCAGGAAGAGTGGGTTCAGCAACTGGGAACAAAGGTTCATTTGAATTTTCATCAGGGACAGGGATCGATCAAAATCGAATTTTATTCCCTCGAAGAATATGAACGAATCCGAAATCTGCTCTTTAAATAAACCACGCTATTGCTTGGGTTGCACAACAGGCAGGTACACATGAAAACATGTTCCGGTGGTTCCATCTGAATGCACTTCCAGACGTCCGCCATGATCCTGAAGAATCCCATAGCTGATCGATAAGCCTAAACCAGTTCCCGCTCCGACTTCCTTGGTGGTAAAAAACGGATCAAAAATTTTATCCTGGATTTCTGCTGGAATACCGGTGCCATTGTCTTCTACTTCCGTCACAATCCAGGTATCCTTCATATAAACTCTGATATGGATCATTTTATGTTCTCTTCCAGTCAGTGCGTCTTTGGCATTCATCAGTAAATTGATCAAGACTTGCTCAATCTGGACAGGATAACAATTAATCAGGGGCAACGGCTCAATCGGGAAATGCATGAATATTTGTATATTCTGATGCTCCAGTTGTCGATTGATCAGTGTGAAGGAATTATGGATGATTTGTGACAAATCATGTTCTGATCGGGATGAATGCTGGGTATCCCGGCCAAAAACCCTTAGATAATTGATGATCAATGAAGCCCTTTCGACTTGTTTCAAAATTTTCTGGATGGTGGGAATCGGATCTTCCTGATGTCCTCTGTCAATGGAACGTAAATAATTTTTGGAGGACATCTGGATCGTGCTCAAGGGTTGATTGAGTTCATGGGCGATGCCTGTTGCCATTTCTCCCAGGGATGCGAGTTTCGAGGATTGTACCAACTGGGCCTGGGTGTTTTTCAGTTCATGGTTGGTTACCACCAGTTGTTCATTGATTTCCATCAGCGTTTCTTCTGTCACTTTTCTTGCGGTCACATCCCGCTGTACCCATACAAAATGACTGGCTTGTCCCATGGGATCAAACACAGGACTGAGGGTCAGTTCGTTCCAGAAGGGCGTGCCATTTTTCTGATAGGTCATCAATTCACCCCGGTAAACCGTATGTTTCATGATTGATTGGCGAATTTGTTCCATTGCCAAAGTATCTGTGTGTTCTCCATCAAGAAAATTAACGGGTTGACCAATCACTTCTTCTACGGAATAACCTGTCAAACGAAGATACGCTTCATTGGCATAAACAGCCTGATGCCCCCGGGTATGAGGATCTGTAATCAGCACGCCTTCGGTAAGGGATTCTATCGCACGGGTCAAAACCCTCAAATAAGCTTCTTTCTGCTGGTGCTCCCAGATTTCATGCTGGAGTTTTTCATTGGTTTGCTGGAGTTCACGAGTGCGGGACCGGATAAGTTTTTCCAGATGATTTTTATATTGCTCCAGTTCCTCCATGTATTTTTTGGATCGGTCCTGTTCAAACTTGGACGTCAGCGCGTTTTTGACTCTGGCCTTGAGAATCAGTTGTTTGATCGGTTTTGTTAAATAATCAGTCGCGCCATGATCAAAACAATTCGCCAGGGTTTGATCATTTTCTTCACCAGTCAGCATAATCACTGGAATCTCATGGAACACCGCATGGTTTTTTAATAATTTGAGCAACGTAATCCCATCCGTTTGCGGCATATAAATATCCAGCAGCAGCAGATCAAAGCTTTCCTTCTCAAGACGATCCATCAAGAAAGTCGGTTGAGTAATGAATTTCACTTCATATCCCATCTCAGACAACACGGTTCGAACATGTTGAACGACATTGGTGTCATCATCTACGACCAGAATGTTAGCCATTTCGATTCATCCCAGTTAAAATAAAGAGTTTCCTGATATTTTGCATTGACCTAACGGATAAGAATTTACATATAAACTATAGACCTTGAAGCCTGTCAATCATTAAATTCAAACTGGGAATTATCCGATAAACAGCTTCCTGTTGAATTTTGACAGTCCCGAAAATTGCTTCATAATGAATTCGGGGACATGAATATTCCTTTCAGAAAAAGGATGGTTGTTCCAGTTAAATTTTTATTCCCAAAATACCAGTGCTTATGGCAGATCATCATGGCTTATAAAAAATACATGCTATTGATTCATACCTGGATCGCGTCCCTGTCATTTTTCGGGGGCTGGGTTTTGCTCCTGTATCCGTCATTGATTTTTGCGGAACCAGTCACATGGCAACAGGAAAAGCAAGTGTATGTTTTAGGAAAATCCGTTGATATTCTGGAAGATCCTGAAGGCAAATTCACGATTGAACAAATTCTTGACACTCCTTCCGACAAACTGTTTCAGCAAAGCACCCAGGAGATTCCCAACATGGGAGTCACCCAGTCCGTTCATTGGATGCGTCTGGAACTCAGAGATTTTTCCAACGCAACAGGAACCTGGTTGCTGGAATTAGGTGAGCCCCTGGTCGATGAAGTGGATGTGTACCTCATTCACCCGGATGGGACTTATGCCTTGATGCGTGGCGGTGAGAGGATTCCGTTCATCGATCGGGATGTTCATCATCGGCATCACTTGTTTCGTCTACCGCCCCTGGAAAAAACGCAATTTATCTACCTGCGGCTGTATGATGAAGGTGGCGTGGCATATCCTGTTAGACTGTGGGAAGAAAGCTATTTTCATGAACGGGATCTGGTTCGGGAACTCTGGTTCGGAATGTTTTATGGCATTCTCGTAGTGATGATTCTCTATAATCTGTTTATATTTCGGACAGTGAGAGATGAGAGCTACCTGTATTACGTTTTTTTTCTATCCTCATTTTTACTTTTTGAATTGTCTGCTGACACAAGAACCAATCAATATTTTTGGCCCCACCTGTCAACCTGGTGGACCAATCGTTTTTATTTTGTCTTTATAAGTTTCACTATCGCAGGAGCCGTAGCGTTTGGGCGGTCCTTTCTGGATACCGCGCGTTTTACCCCCGGAATGGACAAATGGCTTAAACGACTGATAATCCTCCAGTTACTCATGATCCCCACCATTTTTGTATTCAACTATATCTGGGTCATTGGCTTGTTTCTCCCCATGCTGGTTTTGGTCCCCCTCATTTTGACAGTCAATGGATTTCTGGTCTGGAAGGAGGACTACCGTCCTGCAGGATATTATCTGGCGGCTTGGGTTGTTTTGATGGCTGGCGGCATAACCCGTGGACTGGCGGAAGGCAACATTCTGGCAAAAAGTGGTTTTGCCAGTTATGGAATATATGTCGGTTCAACTCTCGAAGTAATTTTGTTGTCACTTGGTTTGGCCGACAGAATCAATATCCTGAAAAAAGACAAGTATCTTGCCCAGCAGGCCGCCTTGGAGGCCCAGGAAGAAGCCCTGTATGCCCAGATCAAAGCCGTGGATAATCTCAAACGTTCTGATAAACTCAAAGATGAATTTCTGGCAAATACTTCTCACGAATTACGCACTCCGCTGAATGGCATCATCGGAATTGCGGATTCCTTGTTATCAGGAACAGGTGGAACCCTTTCTCCTGAAGTGAAAACCAATCTGCAAATGATTGTTCATAGCGGACAACGTCTGGCAGGATTGGTGAATGACATCCTGGATTTCTCTAAAATGAAACACAGTGAGATCCAGCTTCAGCTCAAACATGTCGATGTACGCGGGGCTGTGGAAATGGCTCTAAACCTGTCACATTCGCTCGTAAGTCAAAAAAAACTCAAACTGATCAACACCATTGCGGATGATCTTCCTCTGGTCGATGCGGATGAAAACCGTGTTCAACAGATACTGCTGAATTTGATCGGCAATGCCATCAAGTTCACACATGAAGGCGAAGTCACCGCTGCCGCTGAGTTGTGTGGCGATCAAATCAAAGTCAGTATTTCTGACACCGGAATCGGGATTCCAGTCGAAAAACACGCCACCATTTTTGACTCGTTCGAACAGGGGGATGGTTCCGTCGCCAGAGAATATGGCGGAACCGGACTTGGGCTTTCAGTCGCAAAAACACTGGTGGAATTGCATGGCGGCAAGATTCAGGTGGAAAGTGAATCTGGAAAAGGATCCACCTTCAGTTTCACCTTACCGGTTTCTAAAAATCAAAATCGTGATTCCACAAAGACCCCTATAGCAATTCAGGATTCCACCTGGCAACACATGGAAGAGGAGTCTGTTTCTGTGGCGATGACCGGAATATCAGATCCCGATAAGCATGACCTGAAAATCATTTTGGTGGTGGATGATGAACCTGTCAATATTCAGGTACTTAAAAATCAGTTATCCCTCAAAGCCTATGTGGTCTGGAGCGCGTCAGATGGATTTCAGGCGTTGAGCAAAGTGGAACAACAGAAACCGGATCTAATTTTGCTGGATTTGATGATGCCCCGAATGAGTGGTTATGAAGTCTGTTTGAAGTTGCGGGAAAAATGGGAACCTGCCGTGTTGCCCATTATCCTGCTCACCGCCAAAAACCAGCCTCAAGACCTGGTGCTGGGCTTTCAGGCTGGCGCAAATGATTATGTGGTGAAACCCTTTCAGAAAGAAGAACTGCTGGCAAGAATTGAAAATCATCTCAAATTCAAGGAAGCCATTCGGTCACTTCAGGAAGCCCAACGACAGCAAATGGAACTGAAAACAGCACAAACAGTTCAGGATTTGCTGATTCCCAAAGATGACCCGCATTTACAAGACATTGAAATAGCCAGCTTCTATCATTCCGCGTCTGAAACCGGTGGTGACTGGTATGATTATCGTTACTACCCGGAATTGGAACGGTTGGATATTCTGATTGGCGATGTGATGGGTCATGGTGTGCCGGCGGCCATCATTACCGGAGTGGTGAACAGTTTTTATCATTCACTGGATGAATATCGCCGCAACACAGAAAACTGGGGACAAGCGGACCCACGACTGCTCAACCCATCCTTTCTTCTTGGTCTGCTCAATAAAATCCTTTATTCTACAACCAAAGGTCTTTACAGTATGACTTTTTTCTATTCAGTCATTGATTTAAAAACCAGAATCATGTCTTATTCCAGTGCGGCCCATACTCCCTGCCTGGTTTGGCGGCCGAACAAATTTACAATCCAGGCCGGGGCTCGTGAACAGAAACGTTCAGTGATCAGTCTTCATACCTATCACAATCAATTGGGTTATGTGGACAACAGTGAATATGACGTAAAAAGCATTCAACTGGAACAGGATGATGTCCTGATCTGGTACACTGATGGCATTATTGAAAATGTGAACCACGATGGTGACATGTTTGGTTTGAGAAAACTCAAACAGGTATTCCAGCAAGCTGAAGGCTTGAGTGCGGCAGAAATCAAGGACAACATTTTGAAATCAGCGTTTGAACATTATGGCGATGCAGATCAGGAAGATGACATCACCCTCATTGTGGCAAAAATAAAATAAAGAATGACAAAAGATAACTTCCCGAATTTTTTAACCACCGCTCAGGTCTGTAGAGACGCGCTATAGCACGTCTCTACGCATGCCTTGCTCAGGTCTGTAGAGACGCGCTATAGCACGTCTCTACGCATGCCCGGCAGAACATGTTTTTTGAAAAGGAATGGAAGTTATTTTTTGAACGTTCCTAAGAGATGAAACCTGTTTTTTCATAAAGGAAAGTACATGAACTTAACAAAATTTCAGGGCCTCTGCCTACTGTTTCTGCTTTTACCTGTCCAGTTATGGGGGGGCGAATGTGGTGAACTCAACAGCCGTGAAAAAATTGTGAGTTACGTTCGCGAGTCCTTGAAAGCCAACCCGATCTTGCGTTCCCAGTTGAGTGTTTACCTGGAAGTGCAGACTTGTGAAGGACAACAGTGTCAGACAAATGAAAAAATTGAACATGCCCTGCATCTGCTGAAAATGAAAGAGCAGGAACGGATATTTTTTTCCAGGGGACCTCAAACCCCACAGTGTCTGGTGAAAAACAATGACCGCAGTTATGCCTGCATTGCCTGTGATTTCAATCTGAGCAGTGAATGCCGACCTTTTGCGAAATCGGAGCAGGTTTCCAAAGTTCAGGGGACCAATCTGGACATGGACGATTTTCAAAAACTGGTGGATGATACCAGCCAGATTTCTTGTGAAGAAATGGAAAATCCCCAAGGGGTCCTTAAAATCACCAATCAGATTTCCACGCCATCACCGCAATCTTATGACACCATCATCACGTATTATGAACTGGAAAAAAATGTTCCCTTGATGGTGCAGTTTTATAACCAGAATGTTCTCCGCAAGGTTTACCGGTTTTTCCCCAAATACTATGTCAAAATCAACGATCAGTGGCTCGCAACCGTCATCCGTATCCGTTCTGTTGCCGGTGATGAACAGAACTATCTGTTTGAAACACTGGTTTACGTTTCCAAAGACACTCATAACAATTACAGATTGTTCACAGATCCGGCCAAAGATCCCTTGATCAACGGAGTTCTGGGAAATATGTTCAATATGGAATAATGAGGTCATGAAACTATCCTACCTCCCCAACCAATTACTCAAGCATCCCCGCCTGATTCTTCTTGTGTTTGCCGGAATTACAATATTTTTGGCTTATTCCGTAACAGCGCGTCTGTTTGTCCCTGATCAGGGGTTATTGATTGACACGTCTCTGGACAACTATATCAGCCAGAATTCTCGCGCCTATCAATTATTCAATGAAAGCCGCAGAGTTTTTGGAAATGAACAGTTTGTGGTGCTTGCGGTACAACCACCTCAGAAGAAAATGGATCTGAATTTCATGTTGCGGTTGGAACAACTGACTCTTGATCTCGAACAAAAAATCCCTCAACTCCTCAAAGTGCAAAGCCTCATCAATATTCCACGCATGACAGGTGATTGTGCGGGAAAATCCTGGTTTCATCAAAAGAATCTGGGAGACTACTGTGACTCCCTTTTGACGAAATATCAGCAAGGACTGGACTGTTTGCAAAACAAATCTTCCACCCAATCCGGGATTGTTGAACCAGCGTCTCTGGATTTGTTCATGGAGGATCCACTGGATACACCACCGACACCAACTTCGAACAGGTTTTGTTCTCCGGATGTTCTGGAAAAATCAGCAGACATCCTCTATCAGGAAACAGCGTCCGGGGTTGATCAAATCATTGCTGAAATGAAAGGGAATTCTCTCATTGTAAAAGACCTGATGTCGTCTTCCGCCGACACCGCTGGTATTTTGCTGGTGTTCCATGAAAACGCGTCTGTGGATTCAGCACAAATTCAGGGAGAGCTTTCGAAACAGATACAAA
Coding sequences within:
- a CDS encoding LysM peptidoglycan-binding domain-containing protein, encoding MLNQSLILVISSTLLFINACTATPISTPLTDTASTTQAVTKNDILPENKSSNTAVSEELPVSVVEETQTVAPQSTETASVPPDPFNDVQEPVVSDNDVQESVVSDENEIFLPVIFSQENVEDSIITDNTGENSDTNQEFNEQDLFISEEESSDLFSDTEVSEQLTEPELENNFEMDTASDLEEESDIPDDLVVVEDPVLSDEDEIIAAETEDLAINQPEVEETSELINEFEEKQTETETVQYDIPIVENKRVEQLKSFYLYKRRKVLETGLHRSGKYLPMIRKIFAEKNLPLDLAYLVAVESNYHPRARSHKSAVGLWQFIPSTGRLYGLKINKWIDERMDPVKSTESAAKYLTYLYDMFGNWELAVAAYNTGEGRVMRQVRKAKALGVASDFWSLKLPRETRNYVPALMAVTIISKNLKAYGLEHIEPELPMIEDSVKISSNYSLQEISKRAGVSMEELMDLNPALYRGIPPLHEQEYSLILPKEKHEPLLASLEQNPEPEQRLDKSYADYLDYSSSMTQILAEHGDSVYIYVHRGDNLWTLARKHNTSVQRLMEWNHLHKHSILRINQRLKVYIPTWKVFNLAASRKSQPVIEPPANGYSITVKPGMTLSQLSRQYRVSVNTLMQWNGLTRPSQLRANQKLIVGKTVSRPVSTKNNIDSGKYRVIEVPTGMTLSEIAIRFSTSVEQLLQWNNLDHPRDLKAGQTLIVAPGSSTDKEQPHHVIRIRKGDTLWKIAQTYGTSVEKLLVLNGISSPHSLQPDQKLLVPNMSNDT
- a CDS encoding TlyA family RNA methyltransferase is translated as MKTRIDQLLVERGLVESREKGQALILAGKVKVNGVPVDKAGKMFEQDATLEVEAKVHPYVSRGGLKMEHALEVFGISPQHKIVMDIGASTGGFTHCLLLQGAEHVYAVDVGYGQLAWELQQHPAVTSLERTNIRHLPFEKIGKMMDLIVIDASFISLKLIFPKTHEFLKPGGDVIALVKPQFEAGRQEIGKRGKVSDEDVHARVQQEITDAARLFGFEVCQWSISPIEGKKSNNREFLVYLKKLV
- a CDS encoding ParB/RepB/Spo0J family partition protein, whose amino-acid sequence is MVSSKEVLLKIPLENILPNPKQPRKRFHEESLKGLAQSIRNQGIIQPLVVRRSKTMNGCFELIAGERRWRAIQMTDITDVPCLIKEVSDQDLLEVALLENIQRENLTPVEEARCYEDLLNTHGYTQEQLASRIGKNRATIANAIRLLQLPSPILNDLEEGRLSSGHARPLLSLADEAEQLRMRELILRQEWSVRETETKVRDRLHEFKTKATSARKLTRREIEVELLHQQEEWVQQLGTKVHLNFHQGQGSIKIEFYSLEEYERIRNLLFK
- a CDS encoding response regulator; the protein is MANILVVDDDTNVVQHVRTVLSEMGYEVKFITQPTFLMDRLEKESFDLLLLDIYMPQTDGITLLKLLKNHAVFHEIPVIMLTGEENDQTLANCFDHGATDYLTKPIKQLILKARVKNALTSKFEQDRSKKYMEELEQYKNHLEKLIRSRTRELQQTNEKLQHEIWEHQQKEAYLRVLTRAIESLTEGVLITDPHTRGHQAVYANEAYLRLTGYSVEEVIGQPVNFLDGEHTDTLAMEQIRQSIMKHTVYRGELMTYQKNGTPFWNELTLSPVFDPMGQASHFVWVQRDVTARKVTEETLMEINEQLVVTNHELKNTQAQLVQSSKLASLGEMATGIAHELNQPLSTIQMSSKNYLRSIDRGHQEDPIPTIQKILKQVERASLIINYLRVFGRDTQHSSRSEHDLSQIIHNSFTLINRQLEHQNIQIFMHFPIEPLPLINCYPVQIEQVLINLLMNAKDALTGREHKMIHIRVYMKDTWIVTEVEDNGTGIPAEIQDKIFDPFFTTKEVGAGTGLGLSISYGILQDHGGRLEVHSDGTTGTCFHVYLPVVQPKQ
- a CDS encoding SpoIIE family protein phosphatase; translated protein: MAYKKYMLLIHTWIASLSFFGGWVLLLYPSLIFAEPVTWQQEKQVYVLGKSVDILEDPEGKFTIEQILDTPSDKLFQQSTQEIPNMGVTQSVHWMRLELRDFSNATGTWLLELGEPLVDEVDVYLIHPDGTYALMRGGERIPFIDRDVHHRHHLFRLPPLEKTQFIYLRLYDEGGVAYPVRLWEESYFHERDLVRELWFGMFYGILVVMILYNLFIFRTVRDESYLYYVFFLSSFLLFELSADTRTNQYFWPHLSTWWTNRFYFVFISFTIAGAVAFGRSFLDTARFTPGMDKWLKRLIILQLLMIPTIFVFNYIWVIGLFLPMLVLVPLILTVNGFLVWKEDYRPAGYYLAAWVVLMAGGITRGLAEGNILAKSGFASYGIYVGSTLEVILLSLGLADRINILKKDKYLAQQAALEAQEEALYAQIKAVDNLKRSDKLKDEFLANTSHELRTPLNGIIGIADSLLSGTGGTLSPEVKTNLQMIVHSGQRLAGLVNDILDFSKMKHSEIQLQLKHVDVRGAVEMALNLSHSLVSQKKLKLINTIADDLPLVDADENRVQQILLNLIGNAIKFTHEGEVTAAAELCGDQIKVSISDTGIGIPVEKHATIFDSFEQGDGSVAREYGGTGLGLSVAKTLVELHGGKIQVESESGKGSTFSFTLPVSKNQNRDSTKTPIAIQDSTWQHMEEESVSVAMTGISDPDKHDLKIILVVDDEPVNIQVLKNQLSLKAYVVWSASDGFQALSKVEQQKPDLILLDLMMPRMSGYEVCLKLREKWEPAVLPIILLTAKNQPQDLVLGFQAGANDYVVKPFQKEELLARIENHLKFKEAIRSLQEAQRQQMELKTAQTVQDLLIPKDDPHLQDIEIASFYHSASETGGDWYDYRYYPELERLDILIGDVMGHGVPAAIITGVVNSFYHSLDEYRRNTENWGQADPRLLNPSFLLGLLNKILYSTTKGLYSMTFFYSVIDLKTRIMSYSSAAHTPCLVWRPNKFTIQAGAREQKRSVISLHTYHNQLGYVDNSEYDVKSIQLEQDDVLIWYTDGIIENVNHDGDMFGLRKLKQVFQQAEGLSAAEIKDNILKSAFEHYGDADQEDDITLIVAKIK